One Urocitellus parryii isolate mUroPar1 chromosome 9, mUroPar1.hap1, whole genome shotgun sequence DNA segment encodes these proteins:
- the LOC144256878 gene encoding speedy protein E4-like — protein MADQQISQSGQSPSQPNTSETHLEVVVDDEVPGPSALWVESGLLPETTGIKRKRESSTESEDELEDVESGLNHPWDVESLCDHKIKLKKRRMDLVQPEYHEVFNRLLEDPVVKRFLAWDKNLRVSDKYLLSMVIAYFSRAGLFSWQYQRIHFFVALYLANDMEEDNQAPKQDIFHFLYGKSYAQRPLFHKLRYQFFCSMRWNTRVSREECEEIQAYDPELWVWGRDRTSLPGSPGTVEA, from the exons ATGGCGGATCAACAAATCTCCCAGTCTGGGCAATCGCCTTCCCAGCCGAACACCTCAGAAACCCACCTGGAGGTGGTGGTAGATGATGAGGTCCCAGGTCC TTCTGCACTCTGGGTAGAATCTGGACTCCTGCCTGAGACCACTggcataaagagaaagagagagtcctCCACTGAATCTGAGGATGAGCTGGAGGATGTGGAAAGTGGGCTAAATCACCCCTGGGATGTGGAGTCACTGTGTGaccacaaaataaaactcaaaaaacgGCGCATGGACTTGGTGCAACCAGAATACCATGAGGTTTTCAACCGGCTTCTAG AGGATCCTGTTGTCAAAAGATTCCTGGCCTGGGACAAGAACCTGAGGGTGTCTGACAAG TACCTCCTGTCTATGGTCATAGCTTATTTTAGCCGGGCTGGCCTCTTCTCCTGGCAGTACCAGAGAATCCACTTCTTTGTGGCCCT CTACCTGGCCAATGACATGGAGGAGGACAACCAGGCTCCTAAACAAGACATCTTTCATTTCCTCTATGGGAAGAGCTACGCCCAGCGTCCCCTGTTCCACAAACTGCGCTATCAGTTTTTCTGCTCCATGCGCTGGAACACTCGGGTTTCCAGGGAGGAGTGTGAGGAG ATTCAAGCTTATGATCCGGAGCTCTGGGTGTGGGGCCGGGATCGCACCTCATTGCCTGGAAGTCCTGGAACTGTGGAGGCCTGA